The Leptodactylus fuscus isolate aLepFus1 chromosome 3, aLepFus1.hap2, whole genome shotgun sequence genome has a segment encoding these proteins:
- the LOC142198501 gene encoding protein ripply2.1-like, giving the protein MWRPWNHPSVAAYNMQQPSHLFQESKSDKMKLPAFQHPVKLFWPKSKCYDFLYQEAEELLRNFPVQATISFYQESDSSASEDEESQDDTEPHT; this is encoded by the exons ATGTGGAGACCATGGAATCACCCATCTGTGGCTGCATACAACATGCAGCAG CCATCACATTTATTTCAGGAGTCTAAGAGTGACAAAATGAAGCTGCCAGCCTTTCAGCACCCTGTGAA GCTCTTCTGGCCAAAGTCAAAGTGTTATGACTTCTTATATCAGGAAGCTGAAGAATTGCTCAGAAACTTTCCAGTTCAGGCCACCATTTCTTTCTATCAGGAATCAGACAGCAGTGCTTCTGAGGATGAGGAGTCCCAAGACGATACAGAGCCACATACCTAA